The DNA region GCCTGTTTGGAACCGTTGTCGGGATCATGAACTCGTTCCGTGGGCTGGCCCAGGTACAACAGGCGACGCTGGCTTCTGTTGCCCCGGGTATTGCTGAAGCTCTGATGACTACGGCGGTTGGCCTGGTCGCAGCCATTCCGGCCGTTGTGGCTTATAACCGTTATGCGTCGCGGGTTGATGCCCTGCTTGCCAGCTATGAAACCTTTGCCGATGAGTTCCACAGTATTCTGCATCGTAAGGTTCACAGCCGTTCCAATCGACCAGAAGCGGGCTGAGGAGACTACTGTCTATGGCGCGCTCCAGAACAGGTCGCAAAGTGATGTCGGAAATCAATATGGTTCCGTTTATCGACATCATGATGGTATTGCTGGTTGCCTTTATGGTCAGTGCTCCAATGCTGACCCAGGGGCTGCAGGTCGACCTGCCAAAAACAACCAGTCAGGTAATCCCCCTGGAAGAAGATATTGAAGCGTTGATTATTTCAGTCAAGGCGGATGGTGAGTACTTCATTGATCTGGGGGCAGAGCGGGAAGCTGCAAAAGGACTGGATGTGATTGCTGAAAAGGTGGGTAAGGTGTTGTCTGCCAGCCCCCGTACCCAGGTGTTGATCAAGGGAGATCGCAAGGTGGCTTATGGCTCTGTGATTGAGTTAATGGCAGGACTGCAGTCAGCCGGTGTCGAAAATGTCGGACTGATTACTGATCCGGCGGAACTGGATCGGCAAGGGAACTGACGGCTGCTGCTGATGAAAAAAGTATTGAACCGGATACTGGGCAAGGTTTTTCGTAAAGCAGTCTTTCGTGGCTACAGCTTTCCAGTTGTAGTGTCGCTTCTGTTACACGCCTCATTGTTACTGGTATTAAGCACCAGCTGGTCGGTTGAGCGTCAGTTGAATATTGTTCCACCCCGCAATATCAAGGCGAGTTTGGTTGAGGTGGCACAGCCTGCCCCGCAGCCCCGACCTCAGGTAGACGAGTCTGCTCGCAAAGCCCGGGAGGCTGCTGAGCGCAAGCGTCAGGAAGCGATTCGGGAAGAAAGGCAGCGTCGTCAGGCAGAAGAAAAACGGCAGCGGGAAATTGCCCTGCGCAAAGAGCAGGAGGCCCGGGAAAAAGCGAAAAAAGAAGAGGAAGCGCGTAAGGAACGGGAACGTCAGCGCAAGCAGGAAGAAGAACGAAAGCGACAGCAGGAAGCTGAGCGTCAACGCAGGCAGCGGGAAGAAACCCTGCGCCGGCTGGAGCAGGAAAGAATCCAGAGAGAACAACAGGAAGCGGCAGCCCAGCAGGCGGCGGAACAGGCTGAGAAAGATGCGGCAGAGGTTCGCTATTACAGCGAGTTGCTGAATAACCTCATTGTTAATAACTGGAACCGTCCGCCCAGCGCCCGCAATAATATGACCGCATTGCTGCAGGTTACCCTGTCGCCATTTGGTGACCTGCTGGAAGTTAAGCTGCTGGAAGGCAGTGGCAGTGACTCTTTTGACCGGTCTGCGGTACAGGCAGTACAACGTGCAGCCCCATTTCCAGAGTTAAAAGAGCTGGATCGCAGAATTTTTGATGCCAACTTCCGACGCTTTAATTTCAGATTCAGGCCAGAGGATCTAGTTCGATGACTCGTTTGATGACTCGCTCGATAAATACGACACCGAGCCACTTTGACCCAGGGAGGGGGTGCTATATGACAACCGTCAGATGGTTTGCGGCCTTTGCCCTGCTGCTTCTGGTTCAGCTAGCCCTGGCAATGCCAGCAAGGGCTGAGCTGACCATTGAAATTACCCATGGTAATGATCGTGCGGTGCGTATGGCTGTGGCACCGTTCAGTTTTGACGGCAAGACGATTCTGCCAGAAGATATGGCAGGAACCATCAGTGATGATTTGCGACTCAGTGGCCTGTTTGATCCTCTGAAGCGGGATGATATGCTCAGTTTTCCCAGCAAAGAGTCCAATGTGTTCTTTCGTGACTGGAAGGTACTTGGGGCTTCTTATCTGGTTATCGGCCAGGTTAGCCAGAGCAGCGGTCAGTATACGGTTGAATATCAGCTGTTTGATGTACTGCGCCAGCGTTCTATTCTGAAAGGGCAGGTTCGGGGCGTTGAAAGCCAGCTGCGAACCATGGCGCATACCATCAGTGATGCCGTCTACGAAAAAATCACCGGCATTCCGGCCGATTTTTCAACCCGCTTAATGTATGTGACTGCCCAGAGGCACAGCATTGATAACACCGATTATCAGTTAAACTATGCCGATGCCGATGGAAAACGGGCGCGTGTTATCGTTCGTTCCAAAGAGCCTATTCTGTCGCCTGCCTGGTCGCCAGATGGCCGCCGTATTGCTTACGTGTCTTTTGAAGCGGGTAAGCCTGCTATCTTCCTGCAGGAACTGGCAACAGGCAAACGACAGAAATTAACTGATTACAAGGGGTTGAACAGCTCGCCGGTGTTCTCTCCGGACGGTAAAAAAGTAGCCCTGGTACTCTCCAAAGATGGTAATCCGAATATTTATGTCAAGGACCTGGCTTCCGGCAAACTGAGTCAGCTGACCCGGCATTTTTCTATTGATACTGAACCGGACTGGATGCCGGACGGCAACAGCATTGTATTCACCTCGAACCGGGGTGGCAGTGCGCAGATTTATCAACTGGATGTTAAACACTTGTCTGATGGTTCTGTTGAGCCAGTGGGCAACCCCCGTCGCCTGACGTTCAAGGGGCGTTTCAATGCGCGGGCAAAAGTCTTCCCGGATGGTAAATCGCTGGCCCTGGTACACAAGGGGCAGGGCGCAGCCGAATTTAACATTGCAATTCTTGATCTGGACACCAATCGCCTGAGGTTGCTGACATCTGCACAGCTTGAAGATTCGCCCAGCGTTTCTCCGGGCGGCCGACGGCTGATCTATGCTGTTCAGGGGGGGAAGAATGGTGAACTGGGTATTGTCACTGCGGATGGTAGGGTAAAATACCGCCTGCCGTCGGCGACTGGTGATGTCCGGGAACCAGTCTGGGGGCCTGCGGTTAGGTAAATGCCGTAAAAAAGTAGTTGTGTGTGTCGCGTTTGTTGCGGTGTGGGCTAGTCCCGTGTAAAGGGTTCTGATACTGTACTGCAACAATCTAACTAACATCCAACTAACCAACATTAAACAATTGGAGTCTGTAATGCGAATTGTCAATTATGTTAAGGCAGCCACCCTGGCGGCTTCTGCCCTGTGGCTGGCCGGTTGTGCTTCTACCGGCGGTGAAAGCACTTCCGGTGTAGAAACCACGGTAACACCTGAAGAAACGGTTGTGACTGAAAACGTCGTGATTGAAACCATGCCAGTACTGGATCCGGCGGTACAGGCTGTTATGGACAGTGGTGAAGTTCAGGCGAGTGCGGAAGAGGTCGAGATGCTGCTGGATCGCGACACGTTTAACTTTGCTTTTGACAGTTCTAAGCTGAGCGACAGTGATTATAAGGCTCTGGACGTACAAGCAGCTTACCTGAACTCTGATCAGGGTAAGGGTAAGAACATTATTGTGCAGGGACACACTGACGAACGTGGCACCCGTACTTACAACCTGGCTCTGGGTGAGCGTCGTGCCAATGCGGTGAAAGACTATCTGGAAGCGAAAGGCGTAGCCAGAAGCCGTATTGATGTGATCAGCTTTGGCTTCGAGAAGCCGGTAGATCCAGCCCATAACGAAGCTGCCTGGGCCAAGAACCGTCGCGCACAGATCGTCATTAACTAATAACTGAGATAGCTAATGAGTTTGAAACCTTTATCCAGTTCTTTTCTGATTCTGGCCAGCCTGCTGGCCGTTCCGGTACTTGCCGCAGTACCTGTTGTTGAGTCTTTGCCAACGGCGGAGGTCGTCAGAGAAACCACTCAGGATGCCACACCTGTGTCAGCGCCGGAGAGTGTTGAAAGTGTCATTCAGAGTGCGCAGGCTCAGCAGGTTTCTGAAGAGAATAGCCAGCCCCGACAGCAGTCGGCAAACAGCACGGCTTATTTTCTTAATCAGATCGAAGAACTGCGCAAAAGAAACATGACTCTGGAGGGGCGTGTTGAAGAGCTGGAGTTTCAACTCAGGCAGAACGAAGCCGAGTTCCGTGATCGTTACCTGGACCTGGATGCTCGTATCAGCAGGGCGATGGGTGATCAGCCTGCACCTGATTTGACCGGTGATCGTTCTGCCAATAATCGTTCTCCAGATAGAAGTCAGCCAGCTGAACCGGGTAATACGCCGGTGCAGCTGCCTGTTAGTCAACCCCCTG from Endozoicomonas sp. NE40 includes:
- the tolR gene encoding protein TolR — protein: MARSRTGRKVMSEINMVPFIDIMMVLLVAFMVSAPMLTQGLQVDLPKTTSQVIPLEEDIEALIISVKADGEYFIDLGAEREAAKGLDVIAEKVGKVLSASPRTQVLIKGDRKVAYGSVIELMAGLQSAGVENVGLITDPAELDRQGN
- the tolB gene encoding Tol-Pal system beta propeller repeat protein TolB; translated protein: MTTVRWFAAFALLLLVQLALAMPARAELTIEITHGNDRAVRMAVAPFSFDGKTILPEDMAGTISDDLRLSGLFDPLKRDDMLSFPSKESNVFFRDWKVLGASYLVIGQVSQSSGQYTVEYQLFDVLRQRSILKGQVRGVESQLRTMAHTISDAVYEKITGIPADFSTRLMYVTAQRHSIDNTDYQLNYADADGKRARVIVRSKEPILSPAWSPDGRRIAYVSFEAGKPAIFLQELATGKRQKLTDYKGLNSSPVFSPDGKKVALVLSKDGNPNIYVKDLASGKLSQLTRHFSIDTEPDWMPDGNSIVFTSNRGGSAQIYQLDVKHLSDGSVEPVGNPRRLTFKGRFNARAKVFPDGKSLALVHKGQGAAEFNIAILDLDTNRLRLLTSAQLEDSPSVSPGGRRLIYAVQGGKNGELGIVTADGRVKYRLPSATGDVREPVWGPAVR
- a CDS encoding cell envelope integrity protein TolA codes for the protein MKKVLNRILGKVFRKAVFRGYSFPVVVSLLLHASLLLVLSTSWSVERQLNIVPPRNIKASLVEVAQPAPQPRPQVDESARKAREAAERKRQEAIREERQRRQAEEKRQREIALRKEQEAREKAKKEEEARKERERQRKQEEERKRQQEAERQRRQREETLRRLEQERIQREQQEAAAQQAAEQAEKDAAEVRYYSELLNNLIVNNWNRPPSARNNMTALLQVTLSPFGDLLEVKLLEGSGSDSFDRSAVQAVQRAAPFPELKELDRRIFDANFRRFNFRFRPEDLVR
- the ybgF gene encoding tol-pal system protein YbgF, which produces MSLKPLSSSFLILASLLAVPVLAAVPVVESLPTAEVVRETTQDATPVSAPESVESVIQSAQAQQVSEENSQPRQQSANSTAYFLNQIEELRKRNMTLEGRVEELEFQLRQNEAEFRDRYLDLDARISRAMGDQPAPDLTGDRSANNRSPDRSQPAEPGNTPVQLPVSQPPEELLAEREQAEYRAAFGLIRDREFDQALVALRKLLEEYPDGRLSDNAQYWLGEVLMAQGKFEPARDEFRVVMEQYPDSAKVPDAAYKLGRLYDLLGDKAEARKYLESVVSQYPGSSAARLSDTYLQSMSDS
- a CDS encoding OmpA family protein, which produces MRIVNYVKAATLAASALWLAGCASTGGESTSGVETTVTPEETVVTENVVIETMPVLDPAVQAVMDSGEVQASAEEVEMLLDRDTFNFAFDSSKLSDSDYKALDVQAAYLNSDQGKGKNIIVQGHTDERGTRTYNLALGERRANAVKDYLEAKGVARSRIDVISFGFEKPVDPAHNEAAWAKNRRAQIVIN